In the genome of Plutella xylostella chromosome 6, ilPluXylo3.1, whole genome shotgun sequence, the window TGTTAGATCAGTACAACAGCTGTTTAATGTCCAATGACCCTACTGCCAAGCCAGATTATAAATCGCTAGTTTCTTTCGAACAGCTGTATTGTCGCGTAAAACGCTTGGTTGCGTCATGTACCGTAGTCACGAAAACTACCCAAAATAATGATTGTTTTCcacaaaaaagtaaaataaatttaccgCCTATTGAGTTGATGAGCTTTAATGGTGACATTCGCCAATGGCCACTATTTTATGCCAATTTTAAATCTACTATTCACGACAATAAGTCCCTCTCAGATCATGAGAAACTTCATTATTTGCTAGGTAAATTAACAGGCAAGGCCCAGGCCGCTTGTGCGGGCATTACGCCCTCcgctgaaaattataaaacgttATTTGATACCCTAGTAAATAGGTATGAAGATAAGCGCACGCTAGCAGCTACCTATTTACAACAATTAATGGAATTCAAACCGCTGTCGTCGATTTCTGCGAGTAATTTGGATTTCTTTAATGACCGATTTGTTAACGCAGTACGCGCCCTAAAGAATCTAAAGTTAACAGACTTACAAGACTTCATATTTTTGCAAACTGCCTTAACTAAATTAGATCCTGATACCGTGCGTACTTTTgagaatagtaataataatcagTCTGAAATTCCAACCTTTGATAAGCTCGTTGAGTTCTTGGATaatcaaactaaaatattacagcGCGCACCAACCACTGCGGCCGCCGGTGGTGGCGCTGCATCAGCATCACGATCGGCTGTTCGCCCTAGATCTAATAACAAAAACCCGCCGCCTCACTACAATGCGTACGTTAGTACCGTCGACTCTAATTCCGCTCACAAGTGCTTATGTACAAACATTGTACATCATCATTTGTTCAAATGTCCCGAATTCCATAAAATGTCTCCTCACGAGCGTTTTCAAGCCGCGAAGAATTTAAATGGCTGTATAAATTGCCTAAGTACGAAGCATAAGATTGCTTCCTGTCAGTCCGCTTCGGGATGCCGAgtgtgtaaacaaaaacaccaCTCGCTATTACATTTTAATCGAGAGTCGAATCCGTCACCCGCTTTACAGAACTTAACCACTGTGCCACCGCGCGCCGCGGTCATTGACTCGgttggtggcggcggcggcggcggtgcatCGCTTACGTCACAGCCAGCTGATGCGAAATCATCCGTTCCCGCGCAAGCGGACGTCGCGTTGTGTTCGACGTTCATTGCTGCTCCGCGTCCTTGCGTGCTTAATGCCGCTGCCGCTCAAAGTAGTACGCCGCAATGTAATACGCCTACTACTGTTTTGCTCGCTACCGCTATGGTAGCTACGTACGATAGTAAGGGTAATAAACAATTTGTAAGGGTTTTGCTGGATTCTGCATCGCAAAGTCACTTCATTACCAGCGAATGTTGTGATCGTTTGGGGTTACGGCAGAATACCATTCAACGTACTACTGTGAGGGGCTTCGGGGGAACGGAGAGGGCATCCCACGGGACAGTAGACTTACAGTTTTTCTCGCgctttaataataacataaaatacaaaatcaattCTTTAGTTGTTGATAAGATTACTGACAACTTACCTACCGCTTATGTCGACTCCACCGCCCTGCCATATCTTAATAAAATAGCATTGGCAGACGACCATTTCGCTACGCCCAACAAAATCGATGTTTTGATTGGTGCTTCGCTGTTTCCGCATTTGATTCTTCCCGACGACGTGGTCTCCAGTGGACCATCGGGGCCGCCCGCTATTCATACAGTGCTAGGCTACGTACTCATGGGAGTCGTGCCTGCGctcgccgcccgcccagcATGCGTGACGTCATGCTGCGCCATAGTGCCACAGCAGCCTATGGATCATTTAATTACCCGCTTCTGGGAACTGGAAAAAGTCCCCGGCTCGCCCGTTCAGCACCCCACGGATGTTGAATGTGAACATTTTtaccgctcgactacggaacGTGACCCCGTGACCGGCCGTTACACTGTAGCTCTCCCGTTTGATAAAGACGTGTTTTTACTTGGGGACTCCTATAACATTTCTCGCAAACGTTTTTTGTGTTTGGAGAAGAAGCTCGAGGCTTCTCCCGAGCTTCGTGCCGCTTACGATGACGTCATTAAGGACTATATTTCCAAAGGTTATGTGGAGCCACTGACCGTTCCCCCGCAGGCGTCATCGGACGATTTGTCCCCGAGCTATATAATCCCGCACCATGGTGTCCTCCGCGAGGACAAGTCCACCACGAAGCTGCGCCCCGTGTTAGATGCAAGTTGCAAGACTTCATCCGGTGTCTCGCTAAACGAGGTGCTGCACAGTGGGCCAAATTTACAAGGGGacttgtttaaaattattttaaattttcgccTACACGCTGTAGCGATGACCGCTGATTGCAAACAGATGTTTCTGCAGATTATGCTTCGCGAATCTGATAGACGCTATCAGAGAATTTTATATCGTTTTAATCCAAACGATCCTCTGGTTCTATATCAATTTAATAGAGTATGTTTCGGTTTAAAGTCAAGTCCCTTCCACGCGCTCCGCACTGTGCAGCAGCTCGTCGACGATGACGGCGCCGAGTATCCCCGCGCGGCGGAGATCGTCCCGTCCTGCCTGTATATGGACGATATCGCCTTTTCTGTTGATACAGAACAGGAGGCGGTGGACGCAGCAAAACAGCTGATTCAAATGTTCAAGGGTGCCCAGTGGGATCTTGTTAAATGGAACAGTAATTCACAATACGCACTCAATGAGTTGCCCGCTTCGCACAAGATACCTACTGAGGTGGAATTCGACAAAGCTACAGagcataaaatattaggaCTCGGTTGGTCTACTGATAATGacgacttttattttaaaatcgacCCTCCTGATTTGGACTCAGTGTGTACCAAACGCACCATAATGTCAACGATCGCCCGACTTTGGGACAGAATGGGTTTCGTCGCGCCAACTGTATTGGTAgctaagttattaattaagaaaCTATGGCAGCTGAAGGTGGATTGGGACGAAGTCCCGCCCGACCAGGTAGTAAGGCTTTGGCGACAATTTTGTCGCGAACTGCCGGCGCTTAATGAGATAAAAATCCCTCGTTGTCTCAGCGTCGCGACTGGTTGCGAGGTGACCTTGGTAGGGTTCGCAGATGCTAGTGAGCAGGCGCAAGGCGGCGTTGTGTACGTGCACGTCGCTTCTCCGTCGGGTAATGTGGTCCGCCTTCTCTGCGCGAAGTCCAAGATAGCACCCACCCCGCCCCATACGATTGCTCGTATGGAGCTTTGCGCAGTTCTTTTACTGTCGAAATTATTACGCTCAGTACTTGAAACGTATAATTCCCGCATTCCAATTAGGGTCCGCGCCTACACAGATTCCAAGGTTGCGCTTTATTGGATAAAAAATTCGCCTCACCGTTGGCAAACATTTGTTGCCAACcgtgttattaaaataaatgaaaatgtatccGCTGAAAACTTTCATCACGTCGCGGGGACAGACAACCCGGCCGACTGCCTGTCGCGCGGCGTCGACCCCTCTAAACTGAAAGTCCATCCGCTGTGGTTTAACGGGCCGTCCTGGCTAGCATCGAATGCTTCACAGTGGCCTTCCTTTGATGAAGTTAACGATTCCACTTTAGACGTCGTTCCCGAGCAAAGGAACCTAGTTCACGCTGTTTTGACCCCTGCTGACGAGTGTAGTATTTACCCCGCTGCTTCTCGTTCCTCGTCATGGACCAAACTCCTGCGAATAATCGTTTATATATGTAGGGTTTTAAAACTATTACCACGCCGCGAACCTACGTGTATTACCGCTACTGACTTGGAGTACGCAGAAACAAAATTGCTGCAAATACtccaaaacaaacattttaaagatgagttattaaatattaaaaatgactTGCCTGTTTCCCCGGTGCTTAATAAATTAAGACCGTTTTTACACAACGACCTAATCCGAGTTGGCGGCCGACTCTCCAATTCCGATTTAGATTTCGATAATCAACACCCGATACTTCTGCTTCGTGATGATCACGCGGTTAACCtgataatacaatattatcacaaaaaatatttgcacGCAGGGCCAGAGTTGCTCCTGTCATTACTTCGCCAGAAGTACTGGATTCTATCTGCTCGGCGCGTAGTGCGGAGGATAGTGCACCAATGCAATGTTTGCTTTCGCGCGCGCCCGCGTCCGACTTATCCGCCACACAGGTTGTGACTACGCAGGGCCTATCGCTTACACTCCTGTTCGTCGCCGTGGAGCTAAGGCTATGAAGGCCTATATTTGCGTCTTCACATGTCTTACCACTCGCGCACTACATATTGAGGTAGCGACTGACCTGAGCACCGCCAGTTTTTTGGCCGCTTTAAAGCGTTTCTTGTCCCGCCGAGGCCCGGTAAAGGTCATGCATTCTGATAGGGGAACTAATTTTGTCGGCGCTAATTCTTACTTACGTGACCTTTACAAATTTCTAAACAGCGACGAATTCAGTTGCAGTCTCAAGCAGGAGCTCACAGAAAACCGAATTGAATGGAAATTTAACTGCCCAGCCAGTCCACATTTCGGGGGGTGCTGGGAGAGCATGGTGAAGGTGGTAAAGAATCACCTATTTAAAGTGATTGGTCAACAGCTGCTTTCATATGAAGAACTGGTTACTGTACTCGCTCAAATCGAGAGTGTACTCAATTCGCGGCCTCTTACTGTGCTCAGTGCGGACCCCGCTGAACCCGCCGCGCTGACGCCCAGCCATTTTCTTCACACCGCGCCTTTACTTTCGTTGCCAGCGGCTGAAGTGCATGACGACAACCTTAGCCTACTTCATAGGCACTCGTTGCTCGATAAACTCGtacaattgacaacatttcaaaattttatacagttgaaattcgaaaaccatttagagatatggctctaatattcacaaaaaaaaatgtttccgatttttcttttgatttatttcagagaaaaacataaaaatctaaattatcatttgTGACACcacgatgtggcataataattaaacgggcttttacttctaaaacataaacaacaaaaaaacatgttatgtcactttgacaatgacaatgacaaacatcactcaaatgtctgtcacttttatgtgtccttgtcaatgacggaagtacgtgattggtccttgccacaaaataaagttgaagttgaagctGATTGGTTGcttgttcatgtcaagttaatgtcatccaactttttttttaggttaggcaggcaacgaaaatatttttatcccaagcctcgacgtgacgtcactcatactaaaaatatttttttaatattaagaaataaaaaaatacgggtcatctaaatttgtgatatctcgtcgaaaataaaataaaatcggtgagcattttatttgaaatgttgtcaatccTTTTGGAGGAGATGGAGAGTGGAATACTTACATGGCTTGCAGACTCGACAGAAATGGAATGTTCCATCCTCTGCTATTATACCTGGAACAGTTGTAGTTATCATAGATGATAACGCGCCTCCGCTTTCGTGGCCATTGGCGATTGTCGACAAAGTTCATCCTTCAAGGGATGGAGTAACGCGGGTAGTTACTGTAAGGACTGCAAGGGGCACATGTATACGCTCGCCCGGTTGTACGTTTATGTCCGCTCCCGTCACAATAAACAATACATTAGTATCTACCGCTGTAgtttataattagttttagttacCGCATTAGCTAGGCTATAATTTTGTCTCGTTTCACTTATGAATGTTTTAAAGGTGACCCTTTAAGGGGGGAGGAAATGGTGTCGCCACCtatcttttaatatatttactttcataattttcgcAAGGTTTCGATCCTAAAATCCTTTTCCCTATTTCCGCTTATGTCGTGCACCGCAACGCTACGTGTGGCAACACTGTCTGCGCCACCCACAGACAATCAGTTCCGAAAACGAATTCATGGCCGCCGTCGCGCTAAGTTATTCGCGATTgaacttattttcaaaatagacgATTGGCTAGTTGCTAAAGTCTTCCGCTTCTTCTTTATTCGTGGTGAACCGCTAACCGAAGAATATCAGTGTGTGTGTTGAGTGCTGCAGTGCTTTGGATTGCTCTGATCTCTGATCGATCGAGCACGTGGCGCCAGGCGAGGGTCTGGAAGCCGGCCGCCTTTTCCTGGTCTCCTGAACTGCCTCCAGCGACCAGGTAGGTGCACGACACTTCATCAACCCTTTCCCTCGGTGAGACACCTTGCTgtagtttcttttatttttttttctatcgaaGGGACTCCGGCTTAGCGGCGTTACCACTCTGTATGCCTGGACAGATTGCTCCTGGACtgcaaatagtttttttaagacCGGTTATGCTCcggttattaaattttcatttatttatttacaacaacACATCGAAGAATAAGAATCCTTCAATATTCAATAGCAACATACTTAATGGTATTACTCACAGGTATACCTACATCTATAGGCATCCGAGTCAGTAACTCTGTCTACACTCTTTGTTTATCTCTACTGACAACAACGGAGATATTTCCTCACAttcacatttaattttaatacgaaATATGATATCAATGTATTCTATCCTACCATTTCAAATTTCCCTTGAGAGGCTCAGCGCAATAGCTTTCTTACTTTTATACAGAGCTTTTGTAAGTACAGTAGATAGTGAAATATAATCATATCATGGAAAGAGTATCATCATGATTGACaacattgttatttttatttctatgttCTAACAGATGGATAGTCAATGAAACCAACAATCCTTCAGAAAAATAGCATAAAGTACCTagtttatttcaatttaatagATGGTTTTGGTTGCTCACTGACAAAAATCAAAACTGCATATGAATCGTTTAATCGTTTTCTGTACCGTAAATGTACTGTATCCGAACACTACAAAGCGTTCAATAGCACACCTTTGCCGAGGCGCGCTATGATCGGATTAAACTATATCGCGCCGGGAAGGCGGTAGATGAGCTTCGCACAGCAAATAACCTCAGTGGGGCTCCGCGCAGTAAGCCACGGGGTACGCCCGGTGGCATTAGCAGAAAGCCTAGGCAACGCCGTAGTCTTACCCGTCGCCAATTTGCGGTGCTATTAGCAAGTTCTTGCCTCTAACTAAGTTAAGCGGAAGGCTGGCTCGAGCGTAAGCCTCGAGAAAGCGCCTTCGGTAAACTAACCACCCGCGCTCAGCCGACCCTGCCCCCCGCGCCGTAACCCCGCGCAGGTGACAGAGGGGGAGAATTAAGCGACCAAATAGCTGGCGGATCACTGGCTGCGAAAAACAGTGCACCAATGATGCTCCCACCACATAGTAAATGAGGGCAGGAATATCAAAGTTCGCCAGCAGCTAACTGAAAATAGGAATGAGAGCCTGCTTTTAATTAATACGGAAATGGCCGCCCGCCGCAGCTGCATTAAAATGGGGAAGTTGATTTTTGCACAATTCCACGAAACAATTTTACTCATTGCTACATGCagtggtgttgcaaaaagtaaTATTAATCTCGCATAACTGAGCATTCTGAATTAATTTTGCTTTATTATCATTGATATTTCACCAACAAAGTTGTTCATATTGGTATTGCAAGTCgagttatacctacatatctgcATACTTTTCAGTCTAATAATAATGTTCGTCTTCCTGTAAGTACTCAGTGTATATGTATACACGATTTGGGATGTCACTTCACGCCGCTTCACAACACTTTTTGCTGATTGCATTGGAGACTgcagatttaaaaaaatgtttcaatatttatttttaatttcaggagCAACAATAattaccaacaaaatttatgtttgctTAGATGCATGCGTAATTTATGTAGCTTAATTATCCTTAACGTAACTGctctaaattaattaatcactTCCATATATTGAGTGGAGACACGCCTACTGTACCGTTTTCTCAagcagcgccgcgccgccgatGTCGACGTCatattgttaaatttaattaatgagAACAATGTCAGAAAGCTATATTAATTGCCCTTTCAGTTCGCCAAATATTCCCATTAAGACGAAACTGCAGCGCCATCCCGACAAAATTATGACATTAATATTTAGAAACTTCCAATGTATAACAAGTTTTCCCATCAGCAAGTTTCCAGTGAAGAATGTGGCCCTCGGAGCGGCTGGAGCAAGCTAGTGCCGCCAAAACCTTCAGATAAATGAATTTGTCACCACACGAGATTACACAGacataaataattgttataaCAATGTGTTTTCTAATTTAATGCGAGGAAATGTAATCTGAATTACAGCACTCGCATAACATTTCAAGATTGTTGGGGAAATTCAAGAGTTTGTTATCTGCCGCCTTGAAAATTTAAGCCTACGCTTCTTGTGTTTTGATTTCGGAAAAGTCTTATAATAACGAGGCCATAAATATCTCTTTACCACAACTTTGGGAATCCGACTTAAGAGGTTTAGATCCGGTAACGTAATACCAACTTGTTGTTTTACATTTCTTTTCCGATGAATCGATATATGGGAAGCTTTTGCAAACTTCTTTTCGCTGCGGTTTGAaaaacatttatgaaaatatttgatCACCCGTAATTCCGGTATGTGTGGGAAATAACGCAATAACCGTAACGTTAAAAGGCGTCAATATAAGCGTGACCTTTCAGCCAATGAACGGCGGCAATGAGCCCCCGCAGCACCCGGGGGCTCATCGAGGGCTCGATCGAGTGACACATCGTAAAATAGCGTCATTTAGCGGAGTGGCGCACGTATCCTGTATCAATTTGCCGGGACGTGCGCCTGCCGATCGACGTGCCTCCGCCAAATGAGCCAGGTCTTGG includes:
- the LOC125488669 gene encoding uncharacterized protein LOC125488669, producing MNISGFTSAPKDVPVAGPSRIDRPASAAPSAAPAGPPPPPPPPPLEGDDDVVVLDDEMLELLGQAPCKDKKYGPKIQRDLALRWEFVATTGLTKEERKELLNRHLVPKNCQKIDVPLLNAEIKAALLDNPIKKDKAIENKQVVDKITDNLPTAYVDSTALPYLNKIALADDHFATPNKIDVLIGASLFPHLILPDDVVSSGPSGPPAIHTVLGYVLMGVVPALAARPACVTSCCAIVPQQPMDHLITRFWELEKVPGSPVQHPTDVECEHFYRSTTERDPVTGRYTVALPFDKDVFLLGDSYNISRKRFLCLEKKLEASPELRAAYDDVIKDYISKGYVEPLTVPPQASSDDLSPSYIIPHHGVLREDKSTTKLRPVLDASCKTSSGVSLNEVLHSGPNLQGDLFKIILNFRLHAVAMTADCKQMFLQIMLRESDRRYQRILYRFNPNDPLVLYQFNRVCFGLKSSPFHALRTVQQLVDDDGAEYPRAAEIVPSCLYMDDIAFSVDTEQEAVDAAKQLIQMFKGAQWDLVKWNSNSQYALNELPASHKIPTEVEFDKATEHKILGLGWSTDNDDFYFKIDPPDLDSVCTKRTIMSTIARLWDRMGFVAPTVLVAKLLIKKLWQLKVDWDEVPPDQVVRLWRQFCRELPALNEIKIPRCLSVATGCEVTLVGFADASEQAQGGVVYVHVASPSGNVVRLLCAKSKIAPTPPHTIGQSCSCHYFARSTGFYLLGA